From Bombus vancouverensis nearcticus unplaced genomic scaffold, iyBomVanc1_principal scaffold0067, whole genome shotgun sequence, the proteins below share one genomic window:
- the LOC117157472 gene encoding glutathione S-transferase-like, with product MLVADRRKVAQSTAICRYLAKQYDLAGKTDWANLHIDATVDTIHDIRHKIAAFHYEEDEKVKAAKRKAAEETLPFILERLDQQVKENDGYFYDGTLSWADLTFVALLVI from the exons atgctcgtagctgatagaaggaaggttgctcagtctacagctatttgccgttacttagccaaacaatatgacttagctggaaagactgactgggcaaatcttcatattgatgccactgttgatactattcatgatattcgtcata aaattgccgccttccactatgaggaggacgagaaggtcaaagctgcaaaacgcaaggctgctgaagagacgctgccgttcattttagaacgtttggaccagcaagtgaaggaaaatgacggctacttctacgatggtactctctcttgggctgatttaacattcgttgctctgctcgttatttga